gaggaacatcatgtcaaaattgaggaaaaaactaatttacagactgatgatattttgaaaGGGAGAGACAATAATTGttttacctgcactcagtgtggaaagagttttggaagaaaaggcaATCTTAAGATTCATATGAGAATCCAcagtggagagaaaccattcacatgcactcagtgtgggaagagtttcagccaatcatcaaaccttaatatacacatgaggatccacactagaaagaaaccattcaaatgcactcaatgtgggaaaagttttaaccGCTCATCAGACCTTCATCAacatatgaggattcacactggagagaaaccattcacatgcactcagtgtgagaagagttttaactgctcatcaaaccttaatacacacatgagaatccacactggagagaaaccattcacatgcactcagtgtgggaagagttttaacttttCATCAAACCTTCATCGAcacatgaggacccacactggagagaaaccattcatgtctaatcatcttgtttaatcccgcccctttttgcagcggcgtacaacagaatttcgcataatgaatagtgatgggaagttcggatcattttactgactaggatctttgagtctcgttcatcgagatgtaCAAAtgttttttcgagtcattttgtttattcggttcaatttgccaaaattgtattaaaatgttacaaaatgctttcaaacacatctacaactagcccagaaGGTTGATTAcacaacaaataagtcataaatagaatactataagaatgaaaaaataataattcaatgtttacctgctcacctcttcatgtcttcaaatgtcagtggtgcgTTCACATTACACTGACattcacatataatcttaaccaatgtacccagtctgagccgataggagccatgataattagttcacctttcgagtcttctggttcttgagacGTTCGGTCATCActtgaacgaatgactcaaacccgaggactcgagaggtgaacggatcaattctttttctggctctaaatgcatacGATTGGCTTCTTtctttcacgtgatgaacgacTCAGAACGAGGCCTTGAGAGGTGAATGGATCAATTATATTTCTGGCTCTAAAGGCATATAATTGGCTAGGCTTTAGTCTTTCACGTGGTGAACGAACacctcagacccgatagaggactcgaaaaaTGAACTGATCTTGTCTCGCACTACACAATGTGCGCATGAGCGAATTAATTAATCTTTTAGTTTATCCgagtcattcattcttttgtcaCATAACATGAAAGAATGCATAAGAgatgaattatttaataaatcaaattgtctttgtgaatagtttttcacaacaataaaataatcaaaagaaaataatcaagcacatcaagctaggctttataataaataaaaacaagtaagctttaaattaaataacacatttgtgCCATAAAAGCTTTATATCAAATATGGCAACTCTTTCCAATAGATGTCTTTATGAAATAGCAATTTAAGtgaaaaattatacaaataaaaatacaaaagccACAGGGCCTAATGAGCTTAACAACTTGACTTTAGAATAGaacagtgcatttaaaaaaaaaattaaattaaataagctttaaaacaatactgtgtggctttacttgttggaattggcttaaggtttgttagcatttaaaaacacaagctcTGAACTTTTGGTAGGCTGAGTCTGTTTCTTCTTTTGTCATTAGTTGTTGGTTGCAGGATAAAagatgctaaatgagtaaatgcaaatgaaatCTTTCTTTATACACATATTAGACCAACACATAAAGTCTGCatagaaaaacattattaatcaaaaatggggtataaatgaacaaattacaaatcacttgtaattgtagaatttaattcatttatcgcctagcttagtgtttgttttctgatagcaagccagcaaatagacaaatcaatatttatatactagatataaaccacatatccagtagaaaaaaagtaacaataacttagtgacaataggacagaccttttttattttttacaaaatgctttttaggtacacattgtttgatgattttatgagaagtttaaaatataatcatatgatgcaacaaaattcagttttacataaatattattgactgaggtTCTCGTTGCAGTGTACAGTGGAACTACAGTTTAAGATCAGATATGCACATAATAATGTAAGGATGGCTATATCTCTCTATAATATTAAAATCTGCAAACTGTTATGGAACTCCACACGAGACAAGAGCATGAGAATGGTCAgtcactaaaacaataaactttctaatgtgagaagaagatcagctagaAAACCAGTTGTTCAGTTTGTCTCGATCGTGCATCCCGAGTCGCCCTCTTTGccctggactttaccttctccaccagagcagctcactcacattTCACACCGaatgtttaaatttttaatatggtgtatcttgtggctttatattcatgtttggtgtgattttaaatgtctctgtgtgattggtaaagtgatCTTAATTTCACTGTAGTATTTTACAATCTCCTTTATATCAGttaatttgggttttgactttgggtttaagatctttgccagatgctccactccagGCAAAATGGTCTTCgcatcaactcatgaccaggcaagagtcttagtgaagcttttattgtcttgaatttatgatgaTTTGAGTATTTAGGCAAAGGGTGCAGAAGTGTCCGTGGGATCCTGTAAATGGGATAACTCATTGCAGGTTgtgagtctctgagctctgcatcaagacttatatgctgcaatgtatttctacatggtcaggtattcctctttaactcttaaatgtatctttgagtaattgatgttgtacaatcttgagtggcttattttgtttaattatgtgaaaaTCTTTTCctaacaaataaatgtacaattcttgtttaactctaatatctcctgaaatcatttaaatctagtagactgtttaggctgatgtttccgcAGTCTACGACCAGGATTAGTCATCCATTCAGGCGCAATGGATGGAGCATGGGCACAGCATTagagacctgttgatttctgacaatcactgatgaTATAATCTAGGGGTATGATATCATCTAGGagctaaatcaaactttctttaagtatGTGCAAGCATAGGGCGGCCtattattacttaaaggaaatGAGCTTATCTGCTAAGAATCGGAACTGGAGAAGATATGTCCGTGAGCAGAtgaaactggccagcatactgacttTA
The Danio rerio strain Tuebingen ecotype United States chromosome 4, GRCz12tu, whole genome shotgun sequence genome window above contains:
- the LOC137491001 gene encoding uncharacterized protein; protein product: MAFIKEESEDVKIEETFTVKQEDLQEQTDLIEEYEGSKEEEHHVKIEEKTNLQTDDILKGRDNNCFTCTQCGKSFGRKGNLKIHMRIHSGEKPFTCTQCGKSFSQSSNLNIHMRIHTRKKPFKCTQCGKSFNRSSDLHQHMRIHTGEKPFTCTQCEKSFNCSSNLNTHMRIHTGEKPFTCTQCGKSFNFSSNLHRHMRTHTGEKPFMSNHLV